A stretch of Borrelia turcica IST7 DNA encodes these proteins:
- a CDS encoding fructose-specific PTS transporter subunit EIIC, whose product MFLDFLKKELIFISTEIRSKEDAINFLVNKVSERGYTDNRDEFLQGIFDRENIGGTSWENGVAIPHFIGDSVKTSFVSLLYIKGDGIKWSDDNPPVNLIFLICMSKSQQGNDHIKSIAFIAQLFETDEFKNILKNVNNSDEIYSYIENIEKSSTDDVVTYSGSKKIVAVSACPVGIAHTYIAAKKIETEAMKQGYGVKVETQGSIGIENALTEEDIRDADVVILAVDKDVNEERFDGKRVYKISTAKAINNIEDVIRESFNASIFNYKNMNPSLKDTTKKPKSSFYKYLMSGVSPMIPIVASGGILIALGISLAGIGSDGPNFAEYPFYKTITDIGAVAFGMMLPILAGFIAMAIADKPGLAPGLVGGVLARDIGSGFLGAILAGFIAGFVARWIAQRKVPEWIRPVMPIFVIPLISTVIIGFFMLYVGGYIAQFMTLLENGLKSLQSNSETYGILGKVLLGLILGSMVSIDMGGPFNKVAFLFGVGMIPQVPQIMGMVASAIPVPPMAMGLATLIMPKLFEEEERESGKISFLISFIGISEGAIPFAASDPARVLPSIVAGGAVASIVAAFLGVADHAPHGGPIVLPVVDNKLGFIIAMAAGVAVATILVIFLKSLKSKESK is encoded by the coding sequence ATGTTTTTAGATTTTTTGAAAAAAGAACTTATTTTTATATCGACAGAAATAAGATCTAAAGAAGATGCCATTAATTTTTTAGTAAATAAAGTGAGTGAAAGGGGTTATACAGACAATAGAGATGAATTCCTTCAGGGTATTTTTGATAGAGAAAATATTGGAGGCACATCTTGGGAGAATGGTGTTGCTATACCTCATTTTATAGGAGATTCTGTTAAGACGAGTTTTGTTTCATTACTTTACATAAAAGGAGATGGTATAAAGTGGTCCGATGATAATCCTCCTGTTAATTTAATATTTTTAATTTGCATGTCCAAAAGTCAACAAGGAAATGACCATATCAAGTCAATAGCTTTCATAGCTCAATTATTTGAGACCGATGAGTTTAAAAATATTTTGAAAAATGTAAATAATTCTGATGAGATTTATTCTTATATAGAGAATATTGAAAAGTCTTCTACAGATGATGTTGTGACTTATTCTGGATCAAAAAAAATAGTAGCTGTATCTGCTTGTCCTGTGGGAATTGCACATACATATATTGCTGCCAAGAAGATTGAGACTGAGGCAATGAAGCAAGGTTATGGAGTTAAAGTTGAGACTCAGGGTTCTATTGGTATTGAGAATGCTTTAACGGAAGAAGATATTAGGGATGCTGATGTTGTAATACTCGCTGTTGATAAGGATGTTAATGAAGAGAGATTTGATGGAAAGAGGGTTTATAAGATTTCAACTGCAAAGGCTATAAATAATATAGAAGATGTTATTAGGGAATCATTTAATGCTTCAATATTTAATTATAAGAATATGAATCCTTCTTTAAAAGATACAACTAAAAAACCCAAATCTAGTTTTTATAAGTACTTAATGAGCGGAGTTTCTCCTATGATTCCAATTGTAGCAAGCGGTGGTATTTTGATTGCTCTTGGAATATCATTGGCCGGAATTGGCTCTGACGGTCCAAATTTTGCTGAGTATCCTTTTTATAAGACGATTACAGATATTGGTGCTGTTGCCTTTGGGATGATGTTGCCAATACTTGCAGGGTTTATTGCTATGGCAATTGCCGATAAACCAGGACTTGCACCAGGACTTGTAGGAGGTGTACTTGCTAGAGATATTGGGTCAGGGTTTTTAGGGGCAATACTTGCCGGATTTATTGCAGGTTTTGTTGCTAGATGGATAGCGCAGAGAAAGGTCCCTGAATGGATAAGGCCTGTTATGCCTATTTTTGTTATTCCTTTAATAAGCACTGTTATTATTGGGTTTTTCATGCTTTATGTAGGGGGTTATATTGCTCAATTTATGACATTACTTGAGAATGGACTTAAATCATTACAGAGTAATTCAGAAACTTATGGTATTTTGGGCAAAGTTCTTCTTGGGTTAATACTTGGTTCTATGGTGTCTATTGATATGGGAGGACCTTTTAATAAGGTTGCATTCCTTTTTGGTGTTGGTATGATTCCTCAAGTTCCACAAATAATGGGTATGGTAGCATCAGCTATCCCTGTTCCTCCTATGGCTATGGGACTTGCTACTTTGATTATGCCTAAATTATTTGAGGAGGAGGAAAGGGAATCTGGTAAAATATCATTCTTGATTTCTTTTATTGGAATTAGTGAGGGTGCTATTCCGTTCGCTGCTAGTGACCCTGCGAGAGTTTTACCATCAATAGTAGCTGGTGGAGCTGTTGCAAGTATTGTTGCAGCATTTTTGGGGGTAGCAGACCATGCACCTCATGGAGGACCCATAGTACTTCCTGTGGTTGATAATAAGTTAGGATTTATTATTGCAATGGCTGCTGGTGTTGCTGTTGCAACAATTTTAGTGATTTTTCTAAAATCTTTAAAATCTAAGGAATCTAAATGA
- the manA gene encoding mannose-6-phosphate isomerase, class I — MRIDNIFLMKNEIKEYDWGGISFIPSLLGQKQDGLPKAEMWLGAHKTFSSKVLIEGQYVPLCDFLEQNRELLGNGNELSFLFKVLSASKPLSIQIHPSKDIALKGFKLENDRGININDPERVYKDENPKIELVYALSDFYALKGFLPLIEIKNICKKLKLDFSFVNHKEFISNIFNLQKCDIEDAIGKVQENLGFLERDRAYWFSEIYKIYGVDVGLLVFLGMHIFKLKPGEVLYTESQEVHAYLKGECLELMTNSDNVIRAGLTTKYIDKNEMLRVGRFEEGKFSLLKSEDIDKCNVFKLPGTNLMLLHRKVDEEICLKRDSVMILLVMDGQIQINNHFFLKKGESIFVGICDEELLIRGNGEIFVALSV, encoded by the coding sequence ATGAGAATTGACAATATATTTTTGATGAAGAATGAGATTAAAGAATATGATTGGGGTGGAATTAGTTTCATCCCTTCTCTTTTAGGACAAAAACAAGATGGTTTACCTAAAGCTGAGATGTGGCTTGGTGCACATAAGACATTTTCTAGTAAAGTATTGATTGAGGGGCAATATGTCCCTCTTTGTGATTTTTTAGAGCAAAATAGGGAACTTTTGGGAAATGGAAATGAGTTGTCTTTTTTGTTTAAGGTTCTCTCAGCTTCAAAACCTTTATCAATTCAAATACATCCTTCAAAAGATATTGCTTTAAAGGGCTTTAAACTTGAAAATGATAGAGGAATAAACATTAATGATCCAGAGAGAGTTTATAAGGATGAAAATCCAAAAATAGAACTTGTTTATGCTTTAAGTGATTTTTATGCTCTTAAAGGATTTTTACCTCTTATTGAAATTAAAAATATATGTAAAAAATTAAAATTAGATTTTAGCTTTGTAAATCATAAAGAATTTATAAGTAATATATTTAACTTGCAAAAGTGTGATATTGAAGATGCTATTGGAAAAGTACAGGAAAATTTAGGTTTTCTAGAAAGGGATAGAGCTTATTGGTTTAGTGAGATATATAAGATTTATGGAGTAGATGTTGGCCTTTTAGTATTTTTAGGAATGCATATTTTTAAATTAAAACCAGGTGAGGTACTCTATACAGAGAGCCAAGAAGTACATGCTTATCTTAAAGGAGAGTGTCTTGAGCTTATGACTAATTCTGATAATGTAATCAGAGCAGGTCTTACTACTAAATATATTGATAAGAATGAGATGCTTAGGGTAGGTAGGTTTGAAGAAGGAAAATTTTCATTATTGAAAAGTGAGGATATTGATAAATGTAATGTCTTTAAGCTTCCAGGTACTAATTTGATGTTGCTTCACAGAAAAGTTGATGAAGAAATTTGTTTAAAAAGAGATAGTGTTATGATCTTGTTAGTTATGGATGGGCAAATTCAGATAAATAATCATTTTTTCCTTAAGAAGGGAGAGAGTATTTTTGTAGGTATATGTGATGAAGAGCTATTAATCCGTGGAAATGGGGAAATTTTTGTTGCGCTCTCTGTTTGA
- the proS gene encoding proline--tRNA ligase, with protein sequence MGSFIASKEEDYSKWYLDIVQEAKLVDYSPVKGCMIIMPYGYAIWERIRSILDNKFKETGHENAYFPLLIPYEFLEREQEHVEGFSPELAVVTTAGGEKLSEPLVIRPTSETIIWNMYSKWIKSYRDLPIKINQWANIVRWEKRTRPFLRTTEFLWQEGHTAHETVEEAESETLFILNLYKKFVEDYLAIPVFHGKKSEKEKFAGAVCTYTIEALMQDKKALQAGTSHYLGLNFAKAFDVKFQNKKGEMEYVSATSWGVSTRLIGALIMVHSDNKGLILPPKIAPIELIVVPIFKRDDEVNKRILEYATTILNRLKKEKFRVEIDKDTKNSPGFRFSSAELKGIPIRIEIGSNDILMDCVTIARRDKDKNSKYQVAVRELSSRVRNELESMQSDLFNKALEFRNLNTKEIFGAEKDSYNTFKTYINEHLGFVLSSWCGSEVCEESIKNDTKATIRCIPEDFKNKPLDNLTCIYCNTEAKHLVLFAKSY encoded by the coding sequence ATGGGTAGTTTTATTGCTTCAAAAGAAGAAGATTATTCCAAGTGGTATTTAGATATAGTACAAGAGGCAAAGCTTGTTGATTATAGTCCTGTTAAGGGGTGCATGATTATTATGCCTTATGGATATGCTATTTGGGAACGAATTAGAAGCATACTTGATAATAAGTTTAAAGAAACGGGACATGAGAATGCATATTTTCCATTGCTTATTCCTTATGAATTTTTGGAGAGGGAGCAGGAGCATGTTGAAGGATTTTCTCCGGAACTTGCTGTTGTAACAACTGCTGGTGGAGAGAAATTGAGTGAACCTTTGGTTATAAGACCAACTTCTGAGACAATTATTTGGAATATGTACAGTAAGTGGATAAAGTCTTACAGAGATTTGCCTATTAAGATTAATCAGTGGGCAAATATTGTTCGTTGGGAAAAGAGAACAAGACCATTTTTACGCACAACCGAGTTTTTGTGGCAAGAGGGGCATACTGCTCATGAAACTGTAGAAGAAGCTGAGAGTGAAACTTTATTTATTTTAAATCTTTATAAGAAATTTGTTGAGGATTATTTGGCTATTCCCGTATTTCATGGGAAAAAGTCAGAAAAGGAAAAATTTGCTGGTGCTGTTTGTACGTATACAATTGAAGCGTTAATGCAGGATAAGAAAGCTTTGCAAGCAGGAACATCTCATTATTTGGGATTAAATTTTGCAAAGGCGTTTGATGTTAAATTCCAAAATAAAAAAGGAGAGATGGAGTATGTTTCAGCTACTAGTTGGGGAGTTTCAACTAGGTTAATTGGGGCATTGATTATGGTTCATTCCGATAATAAGGGTTTGATATTGCCACCCAAAATAGCACCCATCGAGCTTATTGTTGTTCCTATTTTTAAGAGAGATGATGAAGTGAATAAAAGAATTCTTGAATATGCTACTACTATTTTAAATAGATTAAAAAAAGAAAAATTTAGAGTTGAGATTGATAAAGATACCAAGAATTCTCCAGGATTTAGATTTTCTTCTGCGGAACTTAAAGGAATACCAATACGCATTGAAATAGGCTCTAATGATATTCTTATGGATTGTGTCACCATTGCAAGGAGAGATAAAGATAAAAATTCTAAGTATCAAGTAGCAGTGAGAGAGTTGTCATCTAGAGTTAGAAATGAGCTTGAAAGTATGCAGAGTGATTTGTTTAATAAGGCTTTGGAGTTTAGAAATTTAAATACCAAAGAAATTTTTGGAGCAGAAAAAGATAGCTACAATACTTTTAAGACTTATATTAATGAGCATTTAGGATTTGTGCTCTCTTCTTGGTGTGGTAGTGAAGTATGCGAAGAGAGTATTAAAAATGATACAAAGGCTACAATAAGGTGTATACCTGAAGATTTTAAAAATAAACCTTTAGATAATCTAACTTGCATTTATTGCAATACAGAGGCCAAACATCTTGTTTTATTTGCAAAATCTTACTAA
- a CDS encoding DUF3996 domain-containing protein — MKTLLTLVMLLVLALPSVAQQVDSLDLDKVLREKENLNNLFGIGFGLGNPITNITLSFPYVDIEFGYGGFNGLHPNNFMPYIISGIDIMFKEELYQNTIMGGGFGIGVDWSQEKPNNTVPTEKTEQEDDDDDDENEEAEPTPSQPTSQNRIGIVLRLPISLEYSFLKNLVIGFKAVATLGGVMLLDSMSIEGMRFGFFGVGYLKIYI, encoded by the coding sequence ATGAAAACATTATTAACATTAGTTATGCTTTTGGTATTAGCTCTTCCTTCTGTTGCTCAACAAGTCGATTCATTAGATCTTGATAAGGTACTAAGAGAAAAGGAAAATTTAAATAACCTATTTGGAATAGGTTTTGGTCTTGGAAACCCTATTACAAATATTACACTTTCTTTTCCATATGTAGACATAGAGTTTGGATATGGAGGGTTTAATGGTCTGCATCCTAATAATTTCATGCCTTATATTATTAGTGGAATTGATATTATGTTTAAAGAAGAACTCTATCAAAACACAATAATGGGCGGCGGTTTTGGAATAGGTGTAGACTGGTCTCAAGAAAAGCCAAATAATACAGTTCCCACAGAAAAAACAGAACAAGAAGATGATGATGATGATGACGAAAATGAGGAGGCAGAACCCACCCCCTCACAACCCACATCTCAAAATAGAATAGGTATTGTACTAAGGCTTCCTATTTCATTAGAATACAGTTTTTTAAAAAATCTTGTAATAGGATTTAAGGCTGTTGCGACGCTTGGTGGGGTAATGCTATTAGACTCTATGTCAATAGAAGGAATGAGGTTCGGATTTTTTGGTGTTGGGTACCTTAAAATATACATATGA
- a CDS encoding dicarboxylate/amino acid:cation symporter, protein MTTKVKFFLTIPIGILIGLFFPSDIYNTLSHIFIRLAYFSLIPFLIFSIPLGIENIIENKQFKKLFGKTIYYGILINAMGVITSIAVATIYIPQRIPILDKNIKNLYIFDKSEFLETFFPKNIFTILTSSNPNLLSIYIISIIIGTSFYYAKQKGRIARELILSTSNLFYNANGIVVNILNFGIIFITAAYTNNLRNFKDYQYYINSILFFSSWTLIIILIIIPMISYQLTKNFKLAYKSIIISFQNIIFAGLTMDAYSPYSVLIEDIKNERINIKKSIITNIPLINFISKFGTIFISTISFFIILKSYSSLPISIYEISYMSALAFLFIFAFPHIPNSLIYIITMLCSTYTKGIELSYSNITPILPILTSLALMIDFTFNVAIIHIVNFNELRET, encoded by the coding sequence ATGACCACAAAAGTAAAATTTTTTCTAACAATACCTATTGGAATACTTATTGGACTCTTTTTCCCCTCTGATATTTACAACACACTATCGCACATTTTTATAAGACTTGCCTACTTCTCCTTAATTCCTTTTTTAATATTCTCAATACCACTCGGAATAGAAAATATTATTGAAAACAAACAATTTAAAAAACTATTTGGAAAAACAATTTATTATGGAATTTTAATCAATGCTATGGGAGTCATTACTTCAATCGCAGTCGCAACAATATATATCCCACAAAGAATTCCAATCTTAGACAAAAATATTAAAAATTTATACATATTTGATAAATCAGAATTTCTTGAAACATTTTTCCCAAAAAACATTTTTACAATACTCACAAGTAGCAATCCAAATCTCTTAAGTATTTATATTATCTCAATAATTATTGGTACTAGTTTTTACTATGCAAAACAAAAGGGAAGAATTGCTAGAGAGCTTATTTTAAGCACTTCAAACCTTTTTTATAATGCAAACGGAATAGTAGTTAATATATTAAATTTTGGAATCATTTTCATCACAGCAGCATATACTAACAACTTAAGAAATTTTAAAGATTATCAATATTACATAAATAGCATACTATTTTTCTCCTCATGGACGCTTATTATTATTTTAATAATAATTCCAATGATCAGTTATCAATTAACTAAAAACTTTAAATTGGCATATAAGAGTATAATAATCTCATTTCAAAACATAATATTTGCAGGTCTGACAATGGATGCTTATTCCCCTTATTCTGTGTTAATAGAAGATATCAAAAATGAAAGAATAAACATAAAAAAATCAATCATTACAAACATACCATTAATCAACTTTATTTCTAAATTCGGAACAATTTTCATTTCAACAATTTCATTCTTTATTATTTTAAAATCTTATTCTAGCCTACCCATATCAATTTATGAAATAAGTTACATGAGCGCATTGGCATTTCTTTTTATTTTTGCATTTCCACACATACCAAATAGTTTGATTTACATAATTACAATGCTATGTTCAACTTATACAAAAGGGATTGAACTTAGTTACTCTAATATAACCCCAATACTTCCAATATTAACATCCCTAGCCTTAATGATTGACTTCACATTCAATGTTGCAATAATACACATAGTAAATTTCAATGAATTAAGAGAAACTTAA
- a CDS encoding DUF3996 domain-containing protein, whose translation MGKTTQKILILLLTFNLHYFAFSKSNDIAYKIKCNTEEDGTTCITNDNKNVLPKPKPTPPPKPRPIPPKKPKRPLVFKEKKEKTVYDSFALGAGTGSPVGNLLFSMPYVDIDLGYGGFIDFNPKNFQHYILFGLDLIFKKEIGPTVVVGGGFGIGADWSKVDLVPPGGKELVTYERIATVTRLPITMEYKFAKNLSLGLKVYPSFGPAILLTKPKIVFEGIRFKLFAIGFIKFTI comes from the coding sequence ATGGGAAAAACTACTCAAAAAATACTCATCTTATTGCTAACATTTAACTTACATTACTTTGCGTTCTCTAAGTCTAATGATATTGCCTACAAAATTAAATGCAATACAGAAGAAGACGGAACCACTTGTATTACAAATGATAATAAAAATGTACTTCCCAAACCTAAACCTACCCCTCCTCCAAAACCCAGGCCTATTCCCCCAAAAAAACCTAAAAGACCTCTTGTATTTAAAGAAAAAAAAGAAAAAACTGTATATGACTCATTTGCATTAGGTGCAGGGACTGGAAGTCCCGTAGGAAATCTTTTATTCTCAATGCCATATGTAGATATAGATCTTGGTTATGGGGGTTTCATTGATTTTAACCCTAAAAATTTTCAACATTACATTTTGTTTGGCCTTGATTTAATCTTTAAAAAAGAAATAGGCCCTACCGTAGTTGTAGGAGGAGGTTTTGGTATTGGTGCAGACTGGTCTAAAGTAGACCTCGTTCCGCCCGGTGGTAAAGAACTTGTTACTTATGAAAGAATAGCAACAGTAACTAGACTGCCCATAACAATGGAATACAAATTCGCAAAAAATTTATCACTAGGTCTTAAAGTTTATCCTTCATTCGGTCCAGCCATATTACTCACAAAACCAAAAATAGTGTTTGAAGGGATTAGGTTCAAATTATTTGCAATCGGGTTTATTAAGTTCACTATATAA
- a CDS encoding tetratricopeptide repeat protein codes for MRLLIQLFGLILVLSACKVKQREIQNLIYLLEESSKNGLDRFLIVDRIVNIYIRNKNYEKALMIVNQGIANDESREYYPLYLYLMGNIYAAMKEDLVAFTYYRYVVNNFDDYVYENSSVKVEIAKKVVSLNIEAGNKIQYYKLLLSSNADSIKEEDRGSYYYHLALDLESIQEYDEAYFYYKKLLSVPRSSLKMDLRDYSNVSTKVNYYDNPEFVVYRNLSDLIQDVKKYVYSGNTAKLLSIRDKHNFFIQSWDQRGGRGNSINTNSFLTTMIKLGSRRKNGIQFANSFEADSSDDISYLESTGWEHIWEWYFVFKKISYPKDPEINNGWAWIGVYLGKK; via the coding sequence ATGAGGTTATTAATTCAATTATTTGGACTAATTTTGGTTTTAAGTGCTTGTAAAGTTAAGCAGAGAGAAATTCAAAATCTCATATATCTTTTAGAAGAGTCAAGTAAAAATGGATTAGATAGATTTCTTATTGTTGATAGGATAGTGAATATTTATATTCGGAATAAAAATTATGAAAAAGCTTTAATGATTGTAAATCAAGGAATTGCTAATGACGAGAGCAGAGAATATTATCCTTTATATTTGTATTTGATGGGAAATATATATGCTGCTATGAAGGAAGATTTGGTGGCTTTTACTTATTATAGGTATGTTGTCAATAATTTTGATGATTATGTTTATGAAAATAGTTCTGTAAAAGTAGAAATTGCTAAAAAGGTAGTCAGTTTAAATATTGAAGCTGGTAATAAGATTCAGTATTATAAATTATTGCTTAGCAGTAATGCCGATAGTATTAAAGAAGAAGATAGAGGTAGTTATTATTACCATCTTGCTCTAGACTTAGAGAGTATACAAGAATATGATGAGGCATATTTTTATTATAAAAAGTTGCTTTCAGTTCCAAGGTCAAGCTTGAAAATGGATTTGCGAGATTATTCTAATGTTAGTACTAAGGTTAATTATTATGATAATCCGGAATTTGTAGTTTATAGAAATTTGAGTGATTTAATTCAAGATGTTAAGAAGTATGTTTATTCTGGGAATACGGCAAAGTTGCTGAGTATAAGAGATAAGCATAACTTTTTTATTCAGAGTTGGGACCAGAGAGGAGGTAGGGGTAATTCAATTAATACGAATAGTTTTTTGACAACAATGATTAAACTTGGAAGTAGACGAAAAAATGGGATACAGTTTGCAAATAGCTTTGAGGCTGATTCTAGTGATGATATCTCTTATCTTGAATCTACCGGCTGGGAGCACATATGGGAATGGTATTTTGTCTTTAAAAAAATTTCTTATCCAAAAGATCCGGAAATTAATAATGGTTGGGCTTGGATAGGAGTTTATTTGGGGAAAAAATAG
- a CDS encoding DUF2259 domain-containing protein, whose amino-acid sequence MLVRFFTLCFVFCSSLCFAEDIFFENLGFSDNGSYFMFGEYSLEDKGYYSRVYFVDVNKNNFIKPGIYTRVFNEYIDYVDTYEKSLYELLKIVDYRVKELNINHLNKGRNIYLYIDDGESKDNSLDFIDFLTGNRYQVSINKVFKDVLKSSTFTISLSVEDDGVLVRDIKGIGRGNYYRKDVLDYKIREIFLFPKEDGIVFVVEKIMVDSFGNEYSRFMVEVHKY is encoded by the coding sequence ATGTTGGTACGATTTTTTACTTTGTGTTTTGTTTTTTGCTCTTCTTTATGTTTTGCCGAAGATATTTTTTTTGAGAACTTAGGATTTTCTGATAATGGATCTTATTTTATGTTTGGTGAGTATAGCCTTGAGGATAAGGGATATTATTCTCGAGTTTATTTTGTAGATGTTAATAAAAATAATTTTATAAAACCTGGGATATATACTAGAGTTTTTAATGAATATATCGATTATGTTGACACTTATGAGAAGAGTCTTTACGAGCTCTTGAAAATAGTTGATTACAGGGTCAAAGAACTTAACATAAATCATTTAAACAAGGGTAGAAATATTTATCTTTATATTGATGATGGGGAATCTAAAGATAATTCTTTAGATTTTATTGATTTTTTAACAGGGAATAGGTATCAGGTTTCGATTAATAAGGTATTTAAAGATGTTTTAAAATCCTCTACTTTTACTATTTCCTTATCTGTTGAGGATGACGGTGTTCTTGTACGAGACATAAAGGGAATTGGGAGAGGAAATTATTATAGAAAAGATGTGCTTGACTATAAGATAAGAGAGATTTTTTTGTTTCCTAAAGAAGATGGCATTGTTTTTGTTGTAGAGAAGATTATGGTAGATTCTTTTGGAAATGAATATAGTCGTTTTATGGTTGAGGTTCATAAATATTGA
- a CDS encoding SH3 domain-containing protein, protein MNQKSIYIVFLVFFLCCFNKTNKYGIVLDSTNREKLPNGSLVTIENASQNKKTITIKHNETKFIVHKFTIQEFHTKEDAANFRLSFMPYINKYAISKKDILPLRESPDNYKDNIIYRIPKDSILKIISIGQETQAGSLKGRWIYLLTKDGYKGYVFDYALEIFDNITGKIITNPLDQSSQDNIINTFKNIKYLRPLYYEKMIANRTYDTNLFKKDYGLFFTPQNEIKINMPELSLTFKFDIVDAVKPNGFLFRSNNSDKDFILLEKESSNYYNSYIKVKEHDFEAKFVIIEQIIEKIILEVDKQNKNLIHSLISYGTLENETYGNIEFKEDGTFIWVKDSKLKNLPSSGKFKIIGFTPNLQISYKNAIKFITNDNKEYFCLLDYTNNALQLIFINPENVEDDIIIDDKDKIAVILFSKSRSA, encoded by the coding sequence ATGAATCAAAAATCAATTTACATTGTATTTCTTGTATTTTTCCTATGTTGTTTTAATAAAACCAATAAGTATGGCATTGTCCTAGATTCAACAAACAGAGAAAAGCTTCCAAACGGTTCTCTTGTTACAATAGAGAATGCTAGTCAAAATAAAAAAACAATAACAATAAAGCATAATGAGACTAAATTTATAGTACATAAATTCACAATACAAGAATTTCACACAAAAGAAGATGCAGCAAATTTTAGATTAAGCTTTATGCCATACATAAACAAATATGCCATAAGTAAAAAAGACATCCTACCTTTAAGAGAATCTCCTGATAACTATAAGGACAACATAATATACAGAATCCCAAAGGACTCTATCTTAAAGATAATAAGCATTGGACAAGAAACACAAGCTGGCTCTCTTAAAGGTAGATGGATATATCTTTTAACAAAAGATGGATACAAGGGATATGTTTTTGACTATGCACTCGAAATTTTTGATAATATTACGGGTAAAATAATCACAAATCCACTAGATCAATCCTCACAGGACAATATCATAAATACATTTAAAAATATTAAATATTTAAGACCACTTTACTATGAAAAAATGATTGCCAACCGTACTTACGACACTAACCTATTTAAGAAAGACTATGGTTTATTTTTTACCCCACAAAATGAAATAAAGATAAATATGCCTGAATTAAGCTTAACTTTTAAATTTGATATTGTTGACGCCGTTAAACCAAATGGATTTTTGTTCAGATCTAACAATTCAGATAAAGATTTTATTCTTCTAGAAAAGGAATCTTCAAATTACTATAATTCATACATAAAGGTTAAAGAACATGATTTTGAAGCAAAATTTGTTATTATTGAACAAATCATTGAAAAAATTATACTTGAAGTAGACAAACAAAATAAAAACTTAATACACAGTTTAATATCTTATGGAACATTAGAAAATGAAACATATGGAAATATCGAATTTAAAGAAGATGGAACTTTTATTTGGGTAAAAGACTCAAAATTAAAAAATTTACCTAGTTCTGGAAAGTTTAAAATAATAGGATTTACTCCAAATTTACAAATCTCATATAAAAATGCTATAAAGTTTATTACTAATGATAACAAAGAATATTTTTGTCTACTAGACTATACCAATAATGCTCTACAACTCATATTTATAAATCCTGAAAATGTTGAAGATGACATAATAATTGACGACAAGGATAAAATTGCAGTAATATTGTTCAGTAAGAGTCGCTCTGCTTAA
- a CDS encoding ankyrin repeat domain-containing protein — translation MLTIFMLLTQFIVPLHANENTTIIQTLSKTLYNTTNQEHTVNKEKLDNFVSSINLNNNDTLKYLQTIKNDFLITSVYFKNIEGTIIALSIGAEINYQYKLSPLSISIINNDLETTKTLIDYGININKIDETEHPSIFWAIYLNNEGIFNLLAEKGADLSFTLKNGKTPLQAAIEIENTNLIELLLKKNTYITDNYKKEIKNIKNKNIRNIFKKYKTI, via the coding sequence ATGTTAACAATATTTATGTTATTAACACAATTTATTGTACCTCTTCATGCAAATGAGAATACTACAATAATACAAACATTATCAAAAACACTTTACAATACTACTAACCAAGAACATACAGTTAACAAAGAAAAATTAGATAATTTCGTATCATCAATAAACTTAAATAATAATGATACTCTAAAATATTTGCAAACAATAAAAAATGATTTTTTAATCACATCCGTATATTTCAAAAATATAGAAGGCACTATTATCGCTCTAAGTATCGGAGCAGAAATAAATTATCAATATAAACTATCTCCATTATCAATTTCAATCATCAACAACGATTTAGAAACTACAAAAACATTAATAGACTACGGAATAAACATTAATAAAATAGATGAAACAGAACATCCATCAATATTTTGGGCAATATACTTAAACAACGAAGGAATATTCAATCTTTTAGCAGAAAAAGGAGCTGATTTAAGCTTTACTCTTAAAAATGGTAAAACGCCTTTGCAAGCTGCAATAGAGATTGAAAACACCAACCTAATCGAACTATTACTTAAAAAAAATACTTATATTACAGACAATTATAAAAAAGAAATTAAGAACATCAAAAACAAAAATATAAGAAATATTTTCAAGAAATATAAAACAATTTAG